GTACTTGAAGCATCTGCACTGCACCTTCcagaaaacacacacacacacacacacacacacacactatctCAGGACTATGTTATTGTAGATTTGGCAGGATTCACATACCTGGACCGAAGTAGATGAGTCATTTAAAAGCTGGACTAGGGGACCAATAACTGTATCGCAGGATAATCGACCTCCACTGAGTACCTGGAGATTAAATACATCAATTGAATCATCTGGGATGAACAACAAAAGTCAAGATGGAAAGATGCATGCATCTTACCTTTGGTGACCTGGAGATATTCTTCAGACATGAACATGCTGCAATGCGGATATCAGCCCAATCATGCTTCAATGCCTCAAGGAGTAAGGTTGATACCTATTTTAAGAGATTGTGTTAATAGTCATAAGTTATTTGTCAATGGACAACCGTATGCATCCACTACTAAAAACTTAAACGTTGGGAGCTGACATTAAGACAGTTGATTGAGTTATCAACCTAACTGAAATTAACAATAACAATAGGAGGACCCTACAGAGTACTGAACTAGAATTGGCAACTTTGGAACTCTTCACACATGACATACCTCAACCGACATCAGTTGAGATCTTGACTCTTCAAGTTTTGAGCAAAGTTCAGATAACGCAAGCAATATGGTCACTGCTCGCCTTGTCTCCAATGGATTTGCTAGCAGATGGTTGCTGAGCTTCTCAACTGCATTCGTTGTAAGAGCTTGTTTCTGCAGTTCGAAGCTGTCTTTAATCAGGGTGGTTAATGCCAAGGGAGCTTCATCTCCTACGTGACCAGGTTCTTCAATTAGCTCAAGCAAAACCATAATCAACTTGGTCTTAATCTGTTTGTCCTGAAAATGACAGGGAGAAGCATGCCCAAGTGCAATCAAGCAGAGGCAAGCAAGTAGTCTTGTGCGTGGACTCCGATCATGTATTAACCCAACTACTGAACGAAAACCTTTTCCATGGTCTGTTGATGCAAATCTTGAAGCAACGTCTCTGTTATTTCGAATGACTGCAGTGACCGAACCTAAACAAGCATCCCTTAGATTCATAGATCCTCCAAAAAGGCTAACAAGTTTCTGTGGAACTCCAGCACTGCATAGTGACAATTGTTCTGCACTACTCTCACATGAGTGAGATATAATAGCAGCAGCCAGCTCTGTGACATTCTCATTCTCACTGTCCAAAAGTGAAAGAACAAAATCCATGTTTTTCCCACTATTAACATCAAACTTTGGAGCTAATCTTGATTGGTATATCATTCTGAGAGCACGTGCACTTGCATCCACAACCTGTAATCAAGAGAACAACATTAAATAAAACATTTGCAGCAGCATTATCTACAACCATATCATACAAAACAATATGAATAATCATTAACCAAAATTGGCTCATAAGCACAATATATAAACATGTGTTCAACAAAGAAGATTTTCTTGGGTTCCCCTTCTTACAATTGTACATGTGCTACAGCTAACAAAAACACAATTAAATAATTGTTGAATTTAAGCAACAATGAAAGCTTAAGATTTCAGAGAGATAACAATGAATTACTTGGTAATGAAACATAATGGAGATTTTGAAGTTTTCTGTCATAATTAGTTACATTTTCTGAAAGAGAATTTTGAAGTAAGACAATCAGGCGAAAGCTTGTTGATCAGAAAAATGTAGCAGGTAAAGGCATTAGCCAAATTCGCTGAATAGAGCCATGTTTATATCCTGAATATGCACAAGAACCATTTTCAAATATAAATATCAGAAATTACCTTGTCACAAACTAGAAAAAGGgagaaaagaaaaccagcaactgCCACATCATTATGTCAGAAAAACAGGCATGCTTATCCTTTTATAACAATCCCTATATAATTAAGGTCGATAGCGGTGGTTGTGATAAGGATGTTGAGATGTGACAATAGAAAAATACCAAAGTAATCATTTCATCtcctttattttcttttcttaccCAGCTACCGTGTTATATTCCCCCCTTAATAGTCATTCTGTACCACAAAGGAGTGAACGTTGGCCTCATAGTCACCAAATTAAACAGTTTGTTCACTTGCAGACTACCTCCATAATTCACTCAAGCTCATATATCGATTGCATCACCAGTTTATAGATCATGTGAGCGATTATATATTGGTTGAAATTTTTGGGGAGGCAAAATTCTGACTAATGCATGTGGGGTTTTCGAACTGCAATCCTGGACTGAATGCTACTACTCTGACATCAGGAACCATACAAGTTCTAAGTTCAAGCATAAATATGAGCTCCAGTTGTGCCATAACTAACAGAAGCAATTTACCACAGATTTTTTAGATTGTgttcaaaagaggaagaaaatttTAATCGATGAATATAGACGATCTCTACAGGAATCCAACATAAAAAGACGACTTTCCAGCACATCCTCCCCCACCATCACCAAACCTAACCATTGACCCGCTACCAAACTCTCCTGATTTCAAGCACAAATGAACAATAATTACACTACTTCAACCAAATGATGAGAACAGCATAAAAAGGAACGGGCATAGAAAAGAAGAGAAAACGAAATGCCAACCGccacgccctgttcgcttggcttataagccgtactttttcagccaacgaaccgtatttttctctcacaacaaatcagccaacggtactttcagccaaggcttatcagccaagcgaacagggcaacaGTAGCTCTCACCTTAACTAAACCAACATATTCTCCAACAGTTTAGCTCAAATAATCCCTCATTCCAAGGCTTTAAGCACAAACCACCAATCATAATTCCCTAATGCAGAGTTGTTTACTTCTTTTCAACCAATCCGTAGTTATTGGCCATCAAACTTACCCCAATTTATTTCAAATTTTAACTAGAATCGAAACCCTTATACTACAGAACATGTTAACAGCAAATGGAATGATGTAGTTGCCAGTTGCCACACACCTCATCCCAAATTCCCAATTGCAGAAGGTAAGGTCAAAATTCTTCAACAATCCAATCAATAGTTCTCACATAAATGATGAAATGGACACCATTTGTACCCAGTTCAGGCTCAAAATTCCAAGCATAATTGCTAAGGTATCCCAAAATCTACAACAGGAACCAAGGCAAGCAGTTATTGCTGCTAGCTTCCGTCAACTCTGCTGGGCGCAAGAGATCTTTTCCCAATTAAGCAAGAAACTCACTTTTCTATTACCAAAACCAATCAGATTCCCGCAGACACAAGCTAACgagtaagggcgcgtttagttccgaaaatttttggcttttggctactgtagcactttcgtttgtatttgacaaaaattatccaattatggactatttaggcttaaaagattcgtctcacgatttctcggctacctgtgtagttagtttttttttcgtctacatttagtactccatgcatgtgccgcaagattcgatgtgacggggaatcttgaaaatttttggtttttgggttggaactaaacggggcctaagtgaAGAGGGCAGACCACAGACGCTACCTTCTCGTCGGTGTGAGCGAGGAGCCGAGTGAGGTGCTCCACAGCGCCGGCGGCCAGCACGGCGCGCGCGCCATCCTCTACGCCGCACGCGAAGCTCCCCGCCGCGGCGGCCGCCTGCACGAGCGCCGCCGGCGAGGCTCCGGGCTCTGCCAGCGCCGCCACGACCGACGGCACGGCGCCCAGGCGGAGGTAGAGGAGCTTCTTGGTCCGGTTCCCGATGATCTGGTTCTTGATCTCGCGCAGCGCACGGACACGCTCGTGCTCCACCTCCTCTCCGCCGGCGCCGGCACCGGCGCCGCCGCAGCCCGGGACCGCGCCCGGGGCGGGCCCCGCCCCCGCGGCCGCCAGCTTCGCCGTCAGCTCCTCCGGCCTCGTCCCCATGCAGCTGGACGCAGACGACGTCGACGCGGGTGGCGCGGGCGACGCCTCCTccggccgcgcgccgccgccgctcgccgtggcCGGCATCTGGGTGGGGGTCGGAGGGGAGGTGGCCGAGAGGTGTTTTATGTAATTATTGATTTTTTGGGTATTTTTTAGCAGCTTTTTTTTCCTGCTTGGTTGGTGTTTATAGGAGAGGGATGGTGATAGGGCAATGATGGGTGGGCCAGGGGCACGGCCCAGTTACGTGCCGCCACGTGGAATTAAGAATTAGTTAGTCTATTATTTAGCTTGTGACTACAATGAGCCTGTGTGCGTGTGACGTGGGACA
This sequence is a window from Miscanthus floridulus cultivar M001 chromosome 10, ASM1932011v1, whole genome shotgun sequence. Protein-coding genes within it:
- the LOC136487086 gene encoding uncharacterized protein, yielding MPATASGGGARPEEASPAPPASTSSASSCMGTRPEELTAKLAAAGAGPAPGAVPGCGGAGAGAGGEEVEHERVRALREIKNQIIGNRTKKLLYLRLGAVPSVVAALAEPGASPAALVQAAAAAGSFACGVEDGARAVLAAGAVEHLTRLLAHTDEKVVDASARALRMIYQSRLAPKFDVNSGKNMDFVLSLLDSENENVTELAAAIISHSCESSAEQLSLCSAGVPQKLVSLFGGSMNLRDACLGSVTAVIRNNRDVASRFASTDHGKGFRSVVGLIHDRSPRTRLLACLCLIALGHASPCHFQDKQIKTKLIMVLLELIEEPGHVGDEAPLALTTLIKDSFELQKQALTTNAVEKLSNHLLANPLETRRAVTILLALSELCSKLEESRSQLMSVEVSTLLLEALKHDWADIRIAACSCLKNISRSPKVLSGGRLSCDTVIGPLVQLLNDSSTSVQVAALGAICNIAVNLTPRKSVLLHSGVVSQLVHLSKSMDAMLRLKSVWALRNIMFLLSPKDKDFIVKELTLSTLSSLICDSEHFVQEQTLALVHNLVDGYVDSANYVIGEDGMVMDAIARQLNNASAPGVCIQGMYVLANIAAGNELNKEAVMNVLLPHRADRIKPSFVVNFLQSKDKQLRVATLWCLLNLIYPKCETSSGRVIRLQNAGVILQVKSMINDPCLDCKLRVRMVLEHCVDNADDCFM